The following are encoded in a window of Acropora muricata isolate sample 2 chromosome 6, ASM3666990v1, whole genome shotgun sequence genomic DNA:
- the LOC136920455 gene encoding uncharacterized protein, which translates to MVLRPFLVFLERLAKEIVSDNLESFKFMLSGRIPDGLLENCSTPRQLFSCMMRNNLLEENKLEVLEELLSVSREDLFCRVKDFRSQFLSSVMVLVHFSFFGLSEDVIQYNSGILVANMSHNFNISPQTMRYVRRQQDAPGWISVTFEVPDERGLVDQLRSHAIGVEKWLLDCGVKAVRIANEAQILLQPITATSNLATAVSHADNVCLQDDKKLDLVVIVDCATTNPIILKRWKIQLLTAINSLFEDLDFRLALISYQNHGNTLRLQGTGPGHSAASLSVFTDKKEQMKNNIENLRCLGKRGSRRGLAAGLALAVCLCEDVSVDGFRHFRPEAVKVCVLMPLEDHIANLDVFECPQGHDVTKLCDKLAENSVTLYTVLEKVVKHGTVHSSPFHQLVEAFYSGMSLRTGGQLISTQTAKLISPIILHSVKGDILTERLFGTAYDIVVAEILRDHGDVDLEKLESKLKDGLNERSCRINQVAVPGATIGVDSMVSARKFSLDDGMDNACRTFKSELKKLAQHVVDEATVMQNDVTMEEAGSSHDVSIEEGGITAEVSERVLRKVVQRKRRI; encoded by the exons ATGGTGTTGCGTCCATTCTTGGTGTTCTTAGAACGACTAGCAAAGGAAATCGTGTCCGACAATCTAGAGTCCTTCAAATTTATGCTCAGTGGACGCATCCCTGATGGACTTCTGGAAAATTGTTCAACTCCGAGGCAATTGTTCTCGTGTATGATGAGAAACAATTTGTTAGAAGAAAATAAACTTGAAGTTCTTGAAGAGTTGCTGTCAGTGTCGCGAGAAGATCTTTTTTGTAGAGTCAAAGATTTTAGATCGCAATTTCTGTCCTCAG TTATGGTATTGGTGCATTTCTCATTTTTCGGATTAAGTGAAGATGTCATACAATACAATTCGGGTATTTTAGTGGCCAATATGTCACATAATTTCAATATAAGTCCTCAAACAATGCGCTATGTACGAAGGCAACAGGATGCACCTGGTTGGATCAGTGTGACATTTGAAGTACCAGATGAAAGAGGATTGGTGGATCAGCTGCGTAGCCATGCTATTGGTGTAGAAAAATGGCTGTTAGATTGTGGGGTTAAGGCAGTAAGAATTGCAAATGAGGCTCAAATACTTTTGCAGCCCATAACAGCTACATCCAATTTAGCAACTGCCGTCTCACATGCAG ATAATGTTTGTCTTCAGGATGACAAAAAATTGGACCTGGTTGTCATAGTTGACTGCGCAACCACAAATCCAATTATTTTAAAACGTTGGAAGATTCAGTTGTTAACTGCCATTAATTCACTCTTTGAAGACCTTGACTTTCGCCTGGCATTAATTAGTTATCAAAATCATGGAAATACTCTACGTCTCCAAGGGACGGGTCCTGGACATTCTGCGGCTAGTCTCAGCGTGTTTACTGACAAAAAGGagcaaatgaaaaacaacatcGAAAACCTCCGATGTTTGGGAAAGAGAGGCTCAAGAAGAGGCTTGGCTGCTGGTCTGGCATTAGCAGTGTGTCTGTGTGAGGATGTCAGTGTTGATGGTTTTCGACATTTCCGCCCAGAAGCTGTCAAAGTTTGTGTATTAATGC CCTTAGAAGATCACATTGCAAACCTTGACGTTTTCGAGTGCCCCCAAGGTCATGATGTGACCAAACTCTGTGATAAGCTTGCAGAGAACTCTGTTACGCTCTACACAGTACTAGAGAAAGTAGTCAAACATGGGACAGTACATTCAAGCCCTTTTCATCAATTGGTGGAAGCATTTTACAGTGGTATGTCCCTGAGAACAGGTGGACAATTAATATCGACCCAAACTGCTAAGCTGATTTCACCG ATAATTCTGCACTCAGTCAAAGGGGATATATTGACGGAACGCCTTTTCGGCACAGCCTACGACATTGTTGTAGCAGAAATATTAAGGGACCATGGAGATGTAGACCTGGAAAAGTTGGAAAGCAAACTTAAAGACGGCCTGAATGAACGGTCTTGTCGCATAAACCAGGTAGCAGTTCCTGGTGCCACCATTGGGGTCGACTCGATGGTGTCTGCAAGGAAGTTTTCTTTAGATGATGGAATGGACAACGCTTGCAGAACGTTTAAgagtgaattaaaaaagctgGCGCAACATGTTGTTGATGAAGCGACTGTCATGCAGAATGATGTGACCATGGAAGAAGCAGGGAGTTCGCATGACGTTTCAATCGAGGAGGGTGGAATAACCGCTGAAGTTTCAGAGAGGGTGCTGAGGAAAGTTGTTCAACGTAAGAGACGCATTTAA
- the LOC136920458 gene encoding uncharacterized protein gives MAFNDRWGARHDQQKVDLVFIVDCTASMGPYIKQAQENIQTIAETVSRTAFSVRLALVEYRDHPPQDKTFVTRVHDFTFSVGEMKTWVDDMSASGGGDIPESVACALQRAASLSYRETATKMCVLIADAPPHGLGQVADEFPNGCPTGNDPIRACRTMVEKGIVLYSVGCEPAICRYKDFFMGIAFMTGGQYVPLSKAQALSKVIINGTLEEVSQENLMGYVEDFLKMELDKHGNNKKISVDHLATELERHFSLRNVKCQQLQVNDQALEPATQNAKRIAGQRDLAGVRQFLKNPGNSNQSFYNQQMTSVAVTLVEPAPVTKSQCERLIIKELGRSKKPVTHDELTDEIVIDEL, from the exons ATGGCGTTCAACGATCGATGGGGAGCTCGCCATGACCAGCAAAAAGTTGATTTAGTTTTTATAGTCGACTGTACGGCTTCAATGGGTCCTTATATCAAACAAGCTCAAGAAAACATCCAAACAATCGCGGAAACTGTGTCTAGAACGGCGTTCAGCGTGAGGCTTGCTTTGGTAGAATACAGGGATCATCCGCCACAAGACAAAACGTTTGTTACTCGAGTTCACGACTTTACATTTTCTGTCGGTGAAATGAAGACGTGGGTAGACGATATGAGTGCTAGTGGAGGCGGTGACATACCGGAATCGGTCGCGTGTGCTTTGCAGAGAGCCGCGAGTCTTAGCTACCGAGAAACCGCTACAAAAATGTGTGTTTTGATAG CTGACGCTCCCCCACATGGCCTGGGACAAGTTGCGGATGAGTTTCCAAATGGTTGTCCAACTGGAAATGATCCCATCAGAGCATGTAGAACAATGGTTGAGAAGGGAATTGTTCTATATTCTGTTGGATGTGAACCAGCCATCTGCAGATACAAAGATTTCTTCATGGGCATAGCATTCATGACGGGAGGGCAGTATGTTCCACTTTCAAAAGCTCAGGCATTGTCAAAG gttATAATTAATGGCACACTTGAAGAAGTTTCTCAAGAAAACCTCATGGGATATGTTGAGGACTTCCTGAAAATGGAGCTGGACAAACAtggcaataacaaaaaaatttctgtTGACCACCTCGCCACAGAACTTGAAAGACACTTCAGTCTTCGGAATGTCAAGTGTCAGCAGCTACAAGTTAATGATCAGGCTCTAGAACCAGCAACTCAGAATGCAAAGAGAATTGCTGGACAAAGGGACTTGGCTGGAGTTAGACAGTTTTTGAAAAACCCAGGCAACTCAAATCAAAGCTTCTACAATCAGCAGATGACATCAGTGGCAGTAACACTTGTAGAACCAGCTCCAGTCACCAAAAGTCAATGCGAGAGGCTGATCATTAAGGAACTTGGTAGATCAAAAAAGCCAGTTACTCATGATGAGCTCACTGATGAAATAGTCATTGATGAGCTATGA